The following DNA comes from Odocoileus virginianus isolate 20LAN1187 ecotype Illinois chromosome 26, Ovbor_1.2, whole genome shotgun sequence.
CCACCAGAAGAGAGAGCAAGCAGAGACGGGGAGGTAGAGACAGGGAGACCAAGAGCTGTGATCACGCACTTATGCGGGAGGGGCATGCCCAAGAAGGCGAACAAACGCCCTGACACGGGCACCTGGGGAGCATCCAGAGGCGCTCACTTGGTTGCAGGGGAGATGCCAAGGCAGCTGGGGAGATAAAACAAGTACTGTGGGTCCAGGGCTGGGGGACGGGTGTCAAAACACAGTCACAGCAGGAGTGCACCATCTGTTCGTCTGTCCTGGGAGGGCAGACTCAGCTTTCTGGTTCGCTACAAGGTCAGGAAGGCACGTGGCATTCTCCAGGATCTGGGCACGTAACTCaatgaatgagggaatgaatGCGTGAGGAGGGAACAAGTCAGTGGCCTTAAGAGCAGGGGATGGAGGGAGTCAGAGAAGCAgactgaggctgggggaggccaAGCACCTGGACACGctaggagaagaggaggagaggcagcAGACCCGGGAGCAGGTGGAGACAGACTGGTCTTCCCGGGGAGGACCATgagaactgggatggggaactGGGGTCCACAGACGGCATCTGCTTAAGTTCACGGGCATGAAAAGATCAGGGGTTATGGCacaaggtgggaggagggaggctgaGGAGCTGGGAGCAGGCACAAGTGTGCCCGAGGCCCGGCACCACCCAGCCCAGTCAGTGACCAGTCCGTGAACTGGAGGAGGGAGCAGCTGCTGGCCGAGGCCGCCCTGCTCACCTGGGAGTAGACGGTGGCATGGACCCAGGCCAGACGGCGGCTGAGGTGATCCAGCTTTTCTGAGAAAACCTTCTGGCTCTTGGTCAGCTCTGCCAGGATGTCCTTCCTCTGCCACCCGGAGAGGAGGAGCAGAAGGCAGTCAGGACAGGGCCCGTGCCCAGACCCACGCAGCTTGGCAGGGCCCACTGTGCCCGGGGCAGGCACAGGGTAGGGTGGACCCAGCTCCACTCTTCAAAACCCTCCTCAGTCTTACCTGCTGGTGGGCTTGGGCCAGGGCCTCGGGGCCCCTCAGAGCATGGACGTGGGGCTGTGAGCTGAGCCCATGGCGGGGACCCCCCAGGAATGCCAGGCTAGAACTGCAGCTCCGACAGCTGCTTTTGCCCTGAACAAGCCTGGGCTCTGTGGGCAGGTGGGGGCCGGGGGCTGCCCGGACAGGGAATGGCTCGTCCCCAGGTCGGAGAGCTACGGCACAGGGGCTCCAAGGGAGGGAGGGCGGCAGGCCCTGCTTCCTGCTGACTCTGCACATGGCCGAGGAAGCACTCAGGGGCAAATCCATAATTGATGAGGAGAGTGGGTGTGCGTCAGCACTTAGTGGCCGGGGTGCGGGCACCTTGGCACAGGCCACAGCTCGCTAACGGGGCTCAGGCCGGGCCTGGCCCTGCTGCTGGCCCCACTCTCACTGCTGTGGGCCGGCCAGGGCGGGGTGGGGACGGGGGAGCTGCTGGACAGCCCCCAGGGCAGAGAGCAGTTTTCCCTCGTGGGCTGCCCTGGAGAGCCCCAGCCAGTGAGCCGCCCTCTGCCACAGCTCGCCCTCCCCAAGTCCCACCTGCCTGCCCACCTTACCTGCTTGGGGCACCGGCGGAGCTTGTCCTCTGTGTCCCGCAGGGCCATCGCGTACTCGTTGACATCATCAGACACTCCCACCATCTAGAGCACCAGACACCAGATATCACATGTCCAGGGGGACCCTTGGGCACCTTGCACAGGGTTCTCCACACACAGCCTGGACCCCAGCCCCACCAAACCCTTCACCTTAGGAGGACAGCCCCCTCCCACAGAAGTCAACCAGGTCAGGCCGAAACGGCACCAGCACAAACACTCGTCTTGCTATGACATATGCTCATGCACACAGCCATGCCCAGGCACCGCTGCAGAAAGTGGGCTCGTGGGTACACACAGATGCACGCAGACACACAGAACCACGTGATAGGCATGTGCAAGACCTTGCCCAGCTGCTGGTGAACGCTGAGGTTATACATCATGACGGCGCCATCTAGGACTTCCAGCAGGGAGTTCTCAGTGAGGGGCTGGTCAGGTTCCTCGGGGGGCCGCCCCACCAGCAGGCCCTCATTCCACTGGCTACCTTCGACTAGGGAACAGGGCAAGGACAGGATCAGGGTCAGGGTCGGGGCCATTCCAGTTCTCGTCTAAGCCTATGGAGCCAGGAGGAGGGGCCTCGCAGCAGGAGAAGGAAGCCCTTGCCCCTGGCCCAGGCCCCAGGAGGGACCTGCAGGGAGAATGTGGGAGCCGGGCGAGGGCGGGGAAGGTCCTGCCTCCAGGACCTATTTCTGTAGCATCAATCTCCCGCCCTCAGAGTGCACTTCCCATACCCTTGAGATGCTGCCAGGCCACAGGATCAGGAGGGAACAAGTGTACTTGGCTCTGCGTGGGGGAGAGCCTCACAGGACAGAGGGTTCCGTTGGGGGGCCCCGCTGGCCCTGCCTGGCACCTACTGTCCTCACGCGTCCTCTGCTCTGCGCTCAGGGTGCGGACCTTCACTTTCTCTGAGGCACTCAGGGGCCGCCGTGGGGTCATCAGGGTCACAGCTGCGGTGCTGAGGAAGCGGTTGGCTCGGCCCAGGGTTGGAGAACTGAGCCAGCCAGGCCGAGGCAGGGGCAGCGCACCCCCCACGGCCAGGGCCTGCATGGGGCGCTGCGGTGGAGAGAGGAGGCCAGACTCCACTCAACAATCCCAGGGCCCGGGCCCGCTCGGGGCTCCCTTGACTCGTGGGCTGGGAGATGGGCCCTGCGGGGCCCCGTTTACTATGCGGCTGCTCCTTGTCCTCCAACTGCCCCTGCCCAGCCTTCACTGTGCCTCCCAAGGACTGGGGTCTCGTATAGCCTCAGCAGCTGGCGGCCCTCCCACCACACTGGCCCTCCACGCCTCCCCTATAGCACGGGACCCTGCTGGGTGACAAGCTCCTTGCCAGCACGAATGGGGAGATGGCCCGTGGGACACCCCAGCCCTAATGCTAGAAGGATAGCCCAACACAAAACCCCCGCCTGCCCCTACCGCGGCACCTGGGCCGCAGCGGGGGCTGGCTCCTCATCCTCGTCCAGGTCGTCCATGGTGGTTGCCTGGAGCTCCAGTGGGTCGATCAGGATGTTGGCCTTGGAGGCAAGGTCATCTAGGAAGAAGGGCAGGAAGGCTCTCAGGCAAGTGGAGGGGCGAGGGGTCACAGGTGGAGGGTGCCGGAGTCACATATACCACGGTGCCTGCGCCTTGCCCTCCACCTGCTCCAACCCAGCCTTCACTCTGCACCCCAAGGCTTGGGTCTCGTGGGGCAAGTCCTGCTAAGTGAGGCAGGAGGCTCTCCTGTCGCTCCCTCTGTCTTTATCTCTGAGACCTCACTCTCTCCAGGGCCCTCCTACTCCTCTGACTTTCTTCCTTGTCCTGCGCTGTAAACTGAAGCTGATCCAGAGCTGTCTGGGCCTCACTGCAGGCCTGTCCCCACCTCTATTCTGACAGCCGGACATAGCAGCTCCACCTCCAGCCCAGGCCTTCGTCCTGGCTGCATCACTGGGCCCTCAAACACACTGCACTGCCCTCCCTCTCCTGCAGTTCCTGTTTCTGAGGATGCCTCAACCCCACAGCCTCTGGCAGGAAGCCTAGGGTCATCCCTCCCGCCAtgtcctcccacctcctctgctGCCTGGACGACtctgcttcctctctcctttctgggcCCTTGCACTCCATCCGCCAAACCCCAGCGTCCAGAGAGAGCTTCTTACGATGCAGACTCCCAACCCCAACCTCGCTCCTCTGCTTCAGGACCTTCCGAAGCTACCCCGGTCCCCGAAGGAGCCTCCAGCAACTCAAGCCCTCAGACTCCACCCTGCAGACTCCCGGGCCTCATCTCCCACTGCTTCCCACCTCTCATTTTCCTCTCCGGCACACCAGCTCCGGCACACCTCTCCAGGCCGTGCTGGGCCGCCGCTGGCACCTCTGCCCCCACTCACACTGTGCCCTCAGCCCTCTGCACCAGAGCTGCTTGTGCTCATCCTTGAAAGCAGCTCAAGCAGCAAACATGCGccagctctccccaccccacccctcaccaaGGCCCCGAGGTTCCCCTGCTCCATCAGCCCGCGATTTCATGACAGGGCTCCCAGACCTCCTCTGGGGTGGATGCAAGGGAAGGAATAGCTGGACGACAGCCCGAAGCAAAGGAGGGCCAGCAGCATCTTCTCCACTGAGCAGGTGGAAAGCTCGGGCGCCCTCTGGTGGACACAGCACAGCTCAGCAGTCAAGGCAGGGCTGGCTCAGGAGCTGCCCTGTCCACCACCCACGGGCCCGCAAGCACCTTTGAGCGTCTTCCGAAGGTGTGAGAGGAGGCCTCCGAGGCGCTGCAGGTCAAAGTAGTCCACCTTGCCGTTATAGAAGATCTGGGGTGGAACGTAGGCCTCTGCGAGGTCAGACCAGCAGTTAGAGCTCAGCAGTACCCCTGGCCTTGGCCACCGACCTGACCAGCCTTCCCCTACCACTCCTGCCCTCTGCCATTTCAGGTCAGTTCCAGGAACAGCACAACTTGGGATGAAGGGGGCATTCTTGGCTGTGCGTCACCCAGGGAAGAATCAGAGGACCCTGACCCAGCCCTGTGGGAGATCCCCCAATCCAGGCTGCTCCCACTGAGCCTTGAGGACTCCATTCCACACAAACAGTGCCCTCAGCACCTCAGAGCCCAGCCAAGGCATCCCCAACAAAGGGCTGGGCGGGCAAGGACCGAGGAAAGGGGCCTACAGAGGACAGGAAGCTGGGGACCATCAGCGCAAACACCGTGCCCCAGGGAGCAGGGCTCCATCAGGCAGGAGGCCTGGGACAgcgcccccagccctggcctcgGCCAGCCTCCACACCAACGGCCAGGGCTGCTCGGTGCTCAGCTCTGCCCAGCGCCTGCCACGCGGGGCCCGGGCCACACTCACCCTCACTGAAGGAGGTGCGCGGGTTCGAAGCCTTGTACTCGTCCCAGTAGAAGCGCAGGGCCGAGATCAAGCGGTGCAAGAAGCAGACCATGTACTCGGGGGGGCAGAGCATGGGCGTGTTCTGTAGACACAAGTGTGAGACACACGTTTGAACAGCCCAGAGGCCATCCCGCTCCCCATCCGAGGCCCTGCCCTGGGACCCAGGGCTCAGTGCGGAGGGCAGGGTGATGGCCAGATGGTGCCCGAAGCCAGGTGCAAACCCCATGACACAGCCAGGGTGGGGACACCTACCCCCCGGCCGCTGGCATTCTCCTGCAGAAACTTCCGGAACTTGGTCAGAAAGATGTACCTGGAAGCTTCACCCTTTGGGGGAAGGAAAGCTGAGGCTGTGAGGAGCtgaggatgctggccccagactGGACCCAGAGGCGTGTCCCAGCCCGCACCCTGCACAGGGCCCatgccagccctgccctctgggtCTCCGGGCCCCGTCTGGCACCCTCCCCACCAGGGACGCAGGCAGGCCTGGTAGTCACTCACCCCGTTCTCATCCTTATTGTTCAGCAGCAGCTTCAGGATCTGGACCTGTAGTTCTTCTACCACTGGGAGTGGGGTGAGGAGCAGGACCCCCTCAGGCCGGGCAGGGCCCTCAGGCTCCCAGGGATGGGCCAGGGGAGCAGCTTTGGATGAGGGTTCTACCACCAGGGATCCCCGCGTACCACCTAAGCACGGTCCCCTCCAAGTGCCCCAAGTACACCTGCGCACAaatcctccacccccacccagtgCCCGAGACTGGGGGCCAACCTTCAATGCGCTTCTTGAGCCTCTGGCAGCCCCGTTCGTAGGCACGCCGCCGGAGCCTCTCCTCGGAGGTCTCTTCCCTCACCTCCTCTTTgccctgggcaggggcagggggatcTGAGATGGCAAGACTcacccaggacccaggagagCTCTGCTCCCACCCTCAGCCCAGGAAGCAGCCTCACGTGCCAAGTGCAGGTGGTCCAGACAGCCCGGATCAGCCCTCGCTGCAACTGCGCCCACCCGCCTCAGGCCAACTCACCTCCCTGGGGGAGCGGTGGGGCCACCATGTAGTCGGGATAAGCTCCTGGAGGCCTGCCTCCTCCACGCGCAGCGGGCTCTTGATGTAAAAGAAGACGACAGACCGCAGCACGTCGAAACTGGTGGTCGTCAAGGCAGAGCTCCGCTCACCACCAGGGCCCCGGACACCCTCGCGAGTcctccctgggaagccctcccagaGCCTGCCCTCCCCCGTCTCAGGGGCCCATGGCTGCTGTGCGCCTGCCTGCCCTGCCTGTGAGCCCTGAGAAAGGGCTGTGGTTGTCAATGCCGTGCCCAATTCCCAGCAAGCGCCTGATCACGGCTTGTCACAGGAGCAGGTGCTGGGACAGCTGGGCAGAGGGCTGTGGCCTCTCCATGTGCTTCTGCCTCCTAGAGGCTGAGGACTCCAGAGAGAGAGGACAGCTACTAGCATAGGCTTCCCAGCCAGGGGCCCGAAACTACGCTGTCTTTGCTACTCCTGCCGTTCtccatgtttttctggaaacacAAAAGCTGACTCTGTCAAGATCTCACAGGAACACCCGCCATGGGCCACAGATAAAAGCACGGTGCTTTGGCTGAAGAGCGCAGGTGCAGGTGGCACCTCGCCCACCTCCGCGTACCGCTACCCTCCTTGCTCTGGAGAGAAAGTGCTGGAAGGCTGAGTCCTGAAGCAAGGTGGCTCTGGCCCTCCTGAGCCTCCATGGGGAGCCCTGGCTGAAGGCACACCACCCTCCCAGGACCTCTGCTGGCCCCAGCGGGCACCACAGGTCTGGCCTGCCTGGCAGCAAGGGGAGGATACAGGACGCTGCTAAGCAGAAACTTGCGGGACTTCTGATGACTGAGGATGGCGATGGTGAGCCGCAGGTAGCGGATCTGTGGGGAGAGGGTGCTcagagggggcgggggaggcctGGGGGGCTCAGGGCCCGGGGCGGGAGCTCCCACCTGCAGGCTCAGGTCGGGGACGATGGGCGAGAAGCGGTACAGCCGCAACAGGGACATCATCAGCTGCTTGAGGCAGTCCTGCACCTCGTAGTCCTGGAAGAGGCGGTCAGCTGCACAGTGAGCCGCCAAGGGCAGCCCGGGCCAGCCGTCCACACGGCCTTCTCCAACACCTCCCCGCACCTCCCCCGTCCTGGCCTCACCTCCATGAAGAGCCACAGGAGGTCCAGGACCTGGTGCACCACGGTCTGCGCCTGCTCAGGGGAGCCCGCCTCCACGACACCCAGCAGGAAGCTCATGAGCACGGCCTCCACCACGTACACCTCGCGCTGCACCAAGGCCAGGTGCCAGTGAGATGGCGGCCTTCTATCCCACTCAGGCCCACCCTCCATGCCCTGACCAAGGCCACAGACGGACTCCTGGGCCCCCTCGAGCAACCCTAAGACATGGAGGAGCCCTTACGGGGTCTGAGGGAGACACAGGAAAAGCCACTGCCCCACGGCCCCTCTGGGCTCTGCACAGGCCATTCCCTAGGCCTGGGCTGTCACCACCCCTGGATCTTTTCTAGAAACCCCAACACCCTCAGCTGGAAGcatctcctcctccctgccccccgccGCCCCATGATATCCTTGAGGTCTGAGAGCTCTGGTCATGGGGGCCCCGCCAGGTGATGCGGCTGGACCGCACGCACCTCAGCACCCCAGCCCACAGCCTGGGCCTTTCCCCCTCGCGTCCCCTCACCAGGAGCGGTGCGAAGTGATGGAATATGTGGGCCAGGGTGAGGAGGATGGTGGGCTGGCCCTGCAACTGCCACTCAGAGCTCTCCTTCTCCACCAGCCGCCCTTCCTGGGAGTGCGGAGGAGGAGAGGACAGTGAGGGGTGGAGGGCCGCAGAAAGCCCCCAGCCCACCCGGCCCGGATGCTGGCTCACCACGGGGTCCAGCTCCACGCTGAGCACGGCCCGGAAGCAGCCCAGCAACCTCTGTGCCCGAGCCAGGTCGGCGCTCGGCGGGTCCTGCAGGGGCCGGTAGCCTGCCACTGGGTAGGTACCACCGCGTTAAGCCAGCAACACAGGCTCTGTGGCTCAGCACGCCCACCCCTCCCACCGAGACCCCTGCAGTggggcctgggctccagggcagggCTGCGAGGTCAGACTGCCTAGTTTGCACCacaccccttcctcccctctctctgtgGACTGAAACTTCTCTTGCCTCTTCATGCTCTTCACTGTTCAACTGAAACAACGATGGTTAGCTAAGCATCATCTTTGACACTCACCTAAGCCATACCCTATTCACTCCTCATGGCAGCAGGGCCTGCCCCAGCCCACAGAGCTCCGGGAGCAGGGAGCCCCCCTCCCAGTTTCCTCAAGCACATCCAAACAGCCCACAGCCTTCTTCACAAAAGGATATCGCAGGGGACGGCTGCCGAAGTTGAAGGCCACAGACTCCTTGAAAGAGAGGCTGATGGCTGGGAAGTAAGCCATGCCCAGGCCCCTGGATAAGTTCTCAAAGGCGGTGCCCAGTGACACACCATTCCTGGAGCAGAAAGGAGGGCCCATGAGCCAGGGCTAAGAAGGAGGTGGCTGAAAGGGACCCCGGAGCAGGCCTCCAGCTGCCAGAGCCAAAGCCCTTACAGTAGGGCCCAGACCGTGAGGGCAGCCTGGGGATGCCCCAGAGGCCAGGCCCGGGGACAGAGGGGAAACTCACAGGGAGAAGGACAGAGTGCCTTCGTCCAGGTCGATCAGGCAGCTCACGATGTCCCCTGCTGCCCACGCCTGCCAGGGGAGGAAGTCGTGCAGATGAACAGAAGCCCAGGGCCCTGCCCACACTGCCCCTCCCCCTGCATCTTCCACTGCACCCAGGGGAGACTGGCCACAGGACAGAGGGCAGGTGGGCAGCAGGGGCCTGGGCCTCACCTTTCCGTAGTTCGTTGTGGTCACGTTCCACTTGCGTACCCGGTTGCCATCATAGGCGTAGGAATTGTGTGTATCTCCAACCCCCTCCTAGGGAGGAGCCATCCGTGAGgtctggggagtggggaggggcagggccagaGCCCGCCAGGTACCAACCTTGGACCCATAAGGCTCTACTGAAGGGGGCTGACACACTGAGGGAAGGCAAGAGGGCTGTTTCGGGGCTGGGGTgtcctgggatggggtgggacaCGGTCCTCCTCCAGAGGGCAGTCCAGGTGTGGGTCCTGAACGAACCCCATTGGGCTGGGGGGTTGCCTGAGCCCTGCTGAGGCCCGCTGCGGACAAGGTCTCCCTGGGAGGGGCGCCTCTCTGCCAGTACCTCCTGATTGAATCGGCAGTTGATTGTGCACCAGCCAATCTGCATGAGCCCCTGGGAGGAGATGAGCACCTCGTAGATCCATTTCCCTGGAAAGAGTCATGTCAGACCCAGCAGGGAAACAAAGACTGCCTCCTGTCTCAGGCCTGGGCCCTCGAACTCCCTGCCAACTCCCTGGGCCATGGCGGAGCATGATCTCACCTTTGTACACGCACGTGGTGGAGCGGATCGTCCCAAAGTTG
Coding sequences within:
- the RNF123 gene encoding E3 ubiquitin-protein ligase RNF123 isoform X3 — translated: MASKEGGMAFSRKSYKLTSDAEKSRVTGLVHEKLLNDYLHRVFSSPDHGPAAATSRKPLSFQNLPEHLDQLLHVDEEEEESQEQVEGRLGPSTVVLDHTGGFEGLLLVDDDLLGVIGHSNFGTIRSTTCVYKGKWIYEVLISSQGLMQIGWCTINCRFNQEEGVGDTHNSYAYDGNRVRKWNVTTTNYGKAWAAGDIVSCLIDLDEGTLSFSLNGVSLGTAFENLSRGLGMAYFPAISLSFKESVAFNFGSRPLRYPVAGYRPLQDPPSADLARAQRLLGCFRAVLSVELDPVEGRLVEKESSEWQLQGQPTILLTLAHIFHHFAPLLREVYVVEAVLMSFLLGVVEAGSPEQAQTVVHQVLDLLWLFMEDYEVQDCLKQLMMSLLRLYRFSPIVPDLSLQIRYLRLTIAILSHQKSRKFLLSSVLFDVLRSVVFFYIKSPLRVEEAGLQELIPTTWWPHRSPREGKEEVREETSEERLRRRAYERGCQRLKKRIEVVEELQVQILKLLLNNKDENGGEASRYIFLTKFRKFLQENASGRGNTPMLCPPEYMVCFLHRLISALRFYWDEYKASNPRTSFSEEAYVPPQIFYNGKVDYFDLQRLGGLLSHLRKTLKDDLASKANILIDPLELQATTMDDLDEDEEPAPAAAQRPMQALAVGGALPLPRPGWLSSPTLGRANRFLSTAAVTLMTPRRPLSASEKVKVRTLSAEQRTREDIEGSQWNEGLLVGRPPEEPDQPLTENSLLEVLDGAVMMYNLSVHQQLGKMVGVSDDVNEYAMALRDTEDKLRRCPKQEKMQDIYWLLRVCLRTIEHGDRTGSLFAFMPEFYLSVAINSYSALKNYFGPVHSMEELPGYEETLTRLAAILAKHFADTRIVGTDIRDSLMQALASYVCYPNSLRAVERIPEEQRIAMVKNLLAPYEQRPWAQTNWILVRLWRGCGFGYRYTRLPHLLKTKPEDANLPSLQKPCPSTLLQQHMADLLREGSDVAPSFLNSVLNQLNWAFSEFIGMIQEIHQAAERLERNFVDSRQLKVCATCFDLSVSLLRVLEMTITLVPEIFLDWARPTSEMLLRRLAQLLNQVLNRVTAERNLFDRVVTLRLPGLESVDHYPILVAVTGILVRLLVHGPASGTERATSVLLADPCFQLRSISYLLGQPEPPAPGTALPAPDRKHFSLQSYTDYISVEELAQVEQMLAHLTSASAQVAAASLPTSEEDLCPICYAHPISAVFQPCGHKSCKACIDQHLMNNKDCFFCKATIASVEDWDKAANASATSSAA
- the RNF123 gene encoding E3 ubiquitin-protein ligase RNF123 isoform X4, with the translated sequence MWTRRRRRARVEGRLGPSTVVLDHTGGFEGLLLVDDDLLGVIGHSNFGTIRSTTCVYKGKWIYEVLISSQGLMQIGWCTINCRFNQEEGVGDTHNSYAYDGNRVRKWNVTTTNYGKAWAAGDIVSCLIDLDEGTLSFSLNGVSLGTAFENLSRGLGMAYFPAISLSFKESVAFNFGSRPLRYPVAGYRPLQDPPSADLARAQRLLGCFRAVLSVELDPVEGRLVEKESSEWQLQGQPTILLTLAHIFHHFAPLLREVYVVEAVLMSFLLGVVEAGSPEQAQTVVHQVLDLLWLFMEDYEVQDCLKQLMMSLLRLYRFSPIVPDLSLQIRYLRLTIAILSHQKSRKFLLSSVLFDVLRSVVFFYIKSPLRVEEAGLQELIPTTWWPHRSPREGKEEVREETSEERLRRRAYERGCQRLKKRIEVVEELQVQILKLLLNNKDENGGEASRYIFLTKFRKFLQENASGRGNTPMLCPPEYMVCFLHRLISALRFYWDEYKASNPRTSFSEEAYVPPQIFYNGKVDYFDLQRLGGLLSHLRKTLKDDLASKANILIDPLELQATTMDDLDEDEEPAPAAAQRPMQALAVGGALPLPRPGWLSSPTLGRANRFLSTAAVTLMTPRRPLSASEKVKVRTLSAEQRTREDIEGSQWNEGLLVGRPPEEPDQPLTENSLLEVLDGAVMMYNLSVHQQLGKMVGVSDDVNEYAMALRDTEDKLRRCPKQRKDILAELTKSQKVFSEKLDHLSRRLAWVHATVYSQEKMQDIYWLLRVCLRTIEHGDRTGSLFAFMPEFYLSVAINSYSALKNYFGPVHSMEELPGYEETLTRLAAILAKHFADTRIVGTDIRDSLMQALASYVCYPNSLRAVERIPEEQRIAMVKNLLAPYEQRPWAQTNWILVRLWRGCGFGYRYTRLPHLLKTKPEDANLPSLQKPCPSTLLQQHMADLLREGSDVAPSFLNSVLNQLNWAFSEFIGMIQEIHQAAERLERNFVDSRQLKVCATCFDLSVSLLRVLEMTITLVPEIFLDWARPTSEMLLRRLAQLLNQVLNRVTAERNLFDRVVTLRLPGLESVDHYPILVAVTGILVRLLVHGPASGTERATSVLLADPCFQLRSISYLLGQPEPPAPGTALPAPDRKHFSLQSYTDYISVEELAQVEQMLAHLTSASAQVAAASLPTSEEDLCPICYAHPISAVFQPCGHKSCKACIDQHLMNNKDCFFCKATIASVEDWDKAANASATSSAA